The genomic segment CCCGCACCCGGCCCCCCGGCGAGACCGTCACCACGTCGGCGCCCACCACCCCGACCCGGCCCGGCCCGTGGGGCACGCTCGCCAGCACCCGGCCCGAGATGTCCACCCGTTCGAGCGCCGCGCCCGTCAGTCGGTAGCTGCCCGAGAGGGTGACCACGCCCGGCGTGTTCGCCGTCGTGACGCCCCTGGGGGTGAGGCGCAGGAAGGGGAGGGGTGCGCGGTCGAGGATCACCCCGTCGTCCACCCGGCGCAGCGTTCCGGCCAGAAGAACGTAGTCCTGTCCGTCCCCCCCCGTGAGGGCCGCCGTGGGGGCGCCCGCCACGCCCGGGGCCGCCGCGCCCGCGAAGGTCACGGCGCTGCCGTCCTCCCGGTAGGCCCGCGTGTTCGAGAGCGCCACCACCCGCCCCGCCGCCACCGAGCGCGCGGCCCGGTCGAGCGTGACGACGACCCCGGCGGCAGGCACCCCCGCCCAGGCGTCCCCGCCGTTCCAGGCGACCGCGACCACCGGGGGGAGCGGGGGGCAGACCACTCGGTATGAGGGAGCGCGCGCCACGCAGGCCCTTCCCCCGTCCACCCAGGCCACGCCCTCGACCCCGAAGGCCGCGTCGAAGATGGGAGTGGCGGTGACTGGCCCAAAGGTCGTGTTGGGGTTGGTCACGCGGGCGGTCGTCGGGGCACAGGCCACCAGGGGCAGAAGGCCGAAGGCAGAAAGCAGAAGGCGGCGCATGGTGGAATTCTCGCCGGGCTGCCGCTGAGGGGCGTGAAGCCTCCCCCGCGGTCCCGCTCAGGTCCAGCGTTCGCCCCAGACGTGCATGGCCTGAATCACGCCCTCCAGCGCCCGGCCCTTGGGGGTCAGGGCGTACTCCACCCGGGGCGGCACCGCCGGGTAGACGGTGCGGGTGAGCACGCCCCCTTCCTCCAGCTCGCGCAGCTTGTCCGTCAGGGTCTTGGGGCTGACCCCCGCGAGGGCCGCGCGCAACTCGCCGTAGCGCCGGGTCCCCCGCAGCAACTCGCGCACGATCAGGGTGGTCCACTTGCCCCCGATCACGTCCACTGTCCGCTCGACGCTGCATTCCTTGCGACGCACCCGTTGCTCGTAGTTCATTTCCTGAAACTATGTTCCTTTTTGGTGCCTTCTTCAACTGGGGATGCGCGGCTGCTAGGGTGGGGGTGCGGAGAGGCGCGGGGACGCCGGAAGTGCGTCCACCCAGCCGGGGGAAGGAGCGTACAGGAGGCACACAGGACGCGGGCGACGGACCCACGTTCCGCCTCCGGCCTGTTTCCGGCCCGCGCGCCCTCCCGGAGGAGTGACCATGCAGACCATTCTGGTGACGGGAGCCACGGGCTCGCAGGGCAGGCCGGTCGTTGAGAAGCTGCTGGAGGCCGGGTACGGGGTGCGGATGCTCGCCCGTCACCCCGAGCGGGCAGGCGACCTGACGGAGAAGGGGGCCCGGGGATACGCGGGCGACCTGGGCGACCCGGAGGCCGTGCGCGCGGCGGTGCGGGGCGTGGACGGTGTGTTCCTGCTCGTGCCCTTCTTCTCCGAGCCGGGGGCGGCGCTGGAGTACGGGCGGAACGTGATCGGGGCGGCGCGGGACTCGGGCGTGCGCCTGATCGTCTGGAATCCGACCGGCGAGATTCCCCCGGTCCCCACCGGGAACCCGGCCCTCGACCTGCGGCGCGAGTTGCTGGCGGACCTGGAGGCGAGCGGCGTGCCGTACGTCGTGCTGCAACCGACCGCCTACCTCGAAAACCTGCTGGGGCCCTGGACCCGGGAGGAGGTGGCGGACTCGGATACCTTCGCCTACCCCACCCCCAACGAGGTCCGCATCCAGTGGATCGCCACCGCCGACGTCGCCACCTTCGCCGTGTCCGCCTTCGGCCACCCGGAGCTGGCGCCCCTGAACCTCAAGGTCAGCGGCCCCGAGAGACTCAGCGGCGAGGAGGTCGCCGAGCGCTTCAGCCGCGCGCTGGGTCGCAAGGTGACCTTCCGGCCCATGCCCCCGCGCGAGTTCGGTGAGAGGCTCGACCGCGTGTTTCCCGGCATGGGCGAGGGCGTGACCCGGGCCTACGAGATGGCCTACGCGAACCCCGAGATGGCCTCGACGCATGTGGACCTCGATGCGGCCCTGGCGAAGCTGCCCGTGCGCCTCACGACCGTCGAGGAGTGGGTGCGGGAGCACGCGGCGGCCTTCAGCCCGGCAGGAGAGCCCGAGCGGGTAGGCTGAGGCCCGCCGACTCGGACGGGGAAGGGCGTGGTCTTCGGTGGCCGCGCCCTTAACCGTCCCGGTGCCGCAGCAGAGCGTCCACCACCACGTCCAGCCCGACGCCCTCCTCGGCCCGCTGTTCGGGGGTCCAACTGATCCCGCGGCTCGCCTTGACGAGCACCACGTCCCCCTCACGCACCTCGGAGAGAAGATCGGTGAGGAGGGCGGGCACGCTGCGGAAGGCCCGGTCGCCCAGCTCCTGGGCGAAGGCGCCCACCCCGTAGGTGAGGTCGGCCCGCTTCCGCGCGTGGGCGCCGACTCCTGCGTGCAGCTCGCGCTCCGTCTCGCCGAGTTCGAGCATCCGCCCCAGCACGCTGATCCGGCGGCCCGGGAAGGTGGCGAGGGCGTCGAGCGCGGCCTTCACGGCGAGCGGCGAGGCGTTGTAGGCGTCGTCGATCACCGTGAAGCGGCCAGGGTGAACCCGGTAGCGTCCGCCCGGCACCTGCACCTCCGCCATCCGCGCCGCCGCCCCGGCCAGGGAGACACCCGCACCTTCCGCCAGCGCCAGGCCGAGCACCGCCGCCTCCGCCTGCACCCGCGAGGCGAGGGGCAGGGTGACGGGCACCACCCCCCGGAAGGAGAAGCGCGCTCCCTCCGGCGTGACCTCTAAGCCTTCCCCCGCGAAGGTCGCTTCTTCGCCGAAGCCGTAGGTGTCCACCCCTGGGAACCAGGGCGCCGCCTGCGTGCTCACCAGCCCGCGCCGACCTTGCAAGATCACGCCCTTCTCGCGCGCGATGCCCTCCACGCTGCCCAGCGCTTCTAGGTGCGCCTCCCCGATGCTCGTCACCACGCCGACGCCAGGCCGCACGAGGTCGACCAGCTCGGCCATCTCGCCCACCCGGTCGATGCCCATCTCCACGACGAGAGGACGATCACTCCCCCCGAACTCGATCAGGAAGCAGGCGATGGCGGGCATGGTGTTGTACACGGGCATGAAGTGCGCGTCCAGCGCCGCCGCCGCGTAGCTCTTGGCCGTCGTCTTGCCTACGCTGCCGGTGATGCCCACGACGAGCGGGTTTCTCGCCCGCTCCGAGCGCGCCCAGGTGAAGAGGGCCTCCCGAGCATCCGGCACCCGCACCGCCCGCTCCACGTCGAGGTCGGTGAGGACGAAGGGGGCACCCGCCGCCAGCGCCGCCTCCGCGAAGCTGTTGCCGTGCATCCGCTCCCCCGCCAACGCCACGAAGGCCACTCCGGGGCCAGCCTGCCGCGAGTCCCAGGTCAGGCGCGCGGCGGGTCGGGCGGCTGGATGGACGGCGGCGGGGAAGGGGAGGGCGGCGTGGGGGTCGAGCATGGGCGGAGGATACCCGTACCCTGGGGCCCATGAGCGACCACCACCTCGGTACCACGCACATCCACACCGTCTGGGGCCGCGACCTGCCGCCCGCCCTCAGCATCCAGCCCGGCGACACGGTGACCTTCGGGACGCTCGACGCCTCGGACGGCGGGGTGGCCCGGCGGGTGGTGGCAGGGCAGGTGGAGGCGCGCGCCGAGCTGGCTGCCCTGGTCGCCGCCGACGCCTTCCCTGCCCGGGAGGGACCGCGCGGCCACCCGCTGACGGGCCCGGCGTTCGTGGAAGGGGCCGAGCCCGGGGACGTGCTGGTGGTCGAACTGCTGGACGTGCGGACCGCCCCCTGGGGCTGGACCGCCTGCCGCCCGAACGGGATCGGCCTCCTCGACGCCGTGCTGGCCGGGGAGGGCCTGCAACCCTACACCCACCTCTGGGACCTGCGCGCGGGTACCCACGCCGACTTCCGCCCCGGCATCCGCATCCCACTCGCGCCCTTTCCCGGCGTGTTGGGCGTGGCCCCTGCCGAGCCCGGCCCACACCCCACCGCTCCACCCCGTCAGGTCGGCGGCAACATGGACATCCGGCAACTCGTGGCGGGAAGCACCCTGTATCTGCCCGTCGAGGTTCCCGGCGCCCTCTTCTCGGTCGGTGACCTGCACGCGGCGCAGGGGGACGGGGAGCTGAGCGGCACGGGCATCGAGTGTGCTGGGCAAGTAACGCTTCGCTTCAACCTGGAGCGCGGCGCGGGGCTCTCTACTCCGGAATTCGTCACTCCAACCCACGGCGGCACGAGTCGGCGCTGGCACGCCACCACCGGCCACGACCCCGACCTGATGACGGCGGCCCGAATCGCCCTGCGCGCCCTCCTGCGCCGTCTTCAGGCACGCGGCCTGAGCCTGGAGGAAGCCTACGTGCTGTCGAGCGTGTGCGTGGACCTGAAGATCAGCCAGGTCGTGGACGCGCCGAATTACACGGTGAGCGCGTTCCTGCCGCTGGATGTGTTTGCGGAAGGCTGAAAGCAGAAGGCAGAAGGCGTCATTTGCCCTCTGCCCTTCGTCATTCGGCTTTTGCTACACCTCCCCCCGCGCGAAGTCCGCCATCACCCCCGGCGCCGCCGAGTCGAAGCCCACCACGTCGAGCATGTCTGCCCGGTTGGGGTCCGCGATGCTGAACCCGGTCGCCGTCAGGCCGACCACGATCAGGCGCGCGGGGAGGCCGGTCTTCTGGCGGTAGCGGTCGAGGGCGACGGTGGGGTGGACCTTGCCCGCCCAGGTCTCGTTGTCGGTGTAGACCATGAAGGTCTCGACCTTGACCCCGTTCTGGGCCGCCCACAGCATGGGCAGGGCGCAGTCGGTCGCGCCGAAGCTCGCGGCCTGGGCCTTGCGCATGGCGCTCTCCAGCGTGTCCCCCGGCGTGATGCCCAGCGTGCGGAACTGGTCCGCGAAGCCCATCGTCAGCGCCTGAGGCTCGGTGCGCAGGGCGACGAGGCTCATCGCGGCGGCGGCCAT from the Deinococcus planocerae genome contains:
- the murF gene encoding UDP-N-acetylmuramoyl-tripeptide--D-alanyl-D-alanine ligase, producing the protein MLDPHAALPFPAAVHPAARPAARLTWDSRQAGPGVAFVALAGERMHGNSFAEAALAAGAPFVLTDLDVERAVRVPDAREALFTWARSERARNPLVVGITGSVGKTTAKSYAAAALDAHFMPVYNTMPAIACFLIEFGGSDRPLVVEMGIDRVGEMAELVDLVRPGVGVVTSIGEAHLEALGSVEGIAREKGVILQGRRGLVSTQAAPWFPGVDTYGFGEEATFAGEGLEVTPEGARFSFRGVVPVTLPLASRVQAEAAVLGLALAEGAGVSLAGAAARMAEVQVPGGRYRVHPGRFTVIDDAYNASPLAVKAALDALATFPGRRISVLGRMLELGETERELHAGVGAHARKRADLTYGVGAFAQELGDRAFRSVPALLTDLLSEVREGDVVLVKASRGISWTPEQRAEEGVGLDVVVDALLRHRDG
- a CDS encoding SDR family oxidoreductase, giving the protein MQTILVTGATGSQGRPVVEKLLEAGYGVRMLARHPERAGDLTEKGARGYAGDLGDPEAVRAAVRGVDGVFLLVPFFSEPGAALEYGRNVIGAARDSGVRLIVWNPTGEIPPVPTGNPALDLRRELLADLEASGVPYVVLQPTAYLENLLGPWTREEVADSDTFAYPTPNEVRIQWIATADVATFAVSAFGHPELAPLNLKVSGPERLSGEEVAERFSRALGRKVTFRPMPPREFGERLDRVFPGMGEGVTRAYEMAYANPEMASTHVDLDAALAKLPVRLTTVEEWVREHAAAFSPAGEPERVG
- a CDS encoding acetamidase/formamidase family protein; translated protein: MSDHHLGTTHIHTVWGRDLPPALSIQPGDTVTFGTLDASDGGVARRVVAGQVEARAELAALVAADAFPAREGPRGHPLTGPAFVEGAEPGDVLVVELLDVRTAPWGWTACRPNGIGLLDAVLAGEGLQPYTHLWDLRAGTHADFRPGIRIPLAPFPGVLGVAPAEPGPHPTAPPRQVGGNMDIRQLVAGSTLYLPVEVPGALFSVGDLHAAQGDGELSGTGIECAGQVTLRFNLERGAGLSTPEFVTPTHGGTSRRWHATTGHDPDLMTAARIALRALLRRLQARGLSLEEAYVLSSVCVDLKISQVVDAPNYTVSAFLPLDVFAEG
- a CDS encoding winged helix-turn-helix transcriptional regulator, with amino-acid sequence MNYEQRVRRKECSVERTVDVIGGKWTTLIVRELLRGTRRYGELRAALAGVSPKTLTDKLRELEEGGVLTRTVYPAVPPRVEYALTPKGRALEGVIQAMHVWGERWT